One region of Miscanthus floridulus cultivar M001 chromosome 19, ASM1932011v1, whole genome shotgun sequence genomic DNA includes:
- the LOC136528493 gene encoding L-type lectin-domain containing receptor kinase SIT2-like, which translates to MSRIGQVFSEFSRGKMLFVRLLLIVFLALGLHPRASDTTADHDDQFVYSGFRGSALTVDGTAAVTSDGLLQLTNGTAYLKGHAFHPTPLRLRDSPNGSVQSFSVAFVFGIVSVYPDFSAHGLAFLIAPSKDFSSALPAKYLGLTNVQNDGNASNHLLAVELDTIQSVEFKDINANHVGLDVNGLQSLRSYNAGYYDDKSGEFQNLKLISRQAMKVWVDYSGEKKQINVTLAPLRMATRPVRPLLSVSYDLSTVLTDLVYLGFSSATGRVNSRHCVLGWSFGKNRPAPAIDVSKLPDLPRAGPKPRSMVLEIVLPIVTATLVLGFGSAAVLVVRRRFRYAELREDWEVEFGPHRFSYKDLYHATDGFKDKHLLGEGGFGRVYKGVLGPSVLEVAVKRVSHESRQGMKEFVAEIASIGRIRHRNLVQLLGYCRRKRELLLVYEYMPNGSLDKYLYSSSSSSSSSSQGEISSKLSWAQRFHIIKGVAAGLLYLHERWEKVVVHRDIKASNVLLDRDMNGQLGDFGLARLYDHGTDSQTTHVVGTVGYLSPELLRTGRASPLTDVFAFGIFLMELTCGQKPTKEINAQGGGGGGHVALVDWVLQHWRNGSLMATVDAGLHGEYDVDEAGLVLKLGILCSHPFANARPGMAQVMRYLDGVTPLPEPTPTDSSFDVLAMMQGKDFDMSSISHPDLVASFGTISDLSGGR; encoded by the coding sequence TTCAGCTAACCAACGGCACGGCCTACCTCAAAGGCCATGCTTTCCACCCGACCCCGCTGCGGCTCCGCGACTCACCAAACGGCAGCGTGCAGTCCTTCTCCGTCGCCTTCGTGTTCGGCATCGTCTCCGTGTACCCCGACTTCAGCGCGCACGGCTTGGCCTTCCTCATAGCTCCAAGCAAGGACTTCTCCTCTGCACTGCCGGCCAAGTACCTGGGCCTCACCAACGTCCAGAACGACGGCAACGCCAGCAACCACCTGCTCGCCGTGGAACTCGACACCATCCAGAGCGTCGAGTTCAAGGACATCAACGCCAACCACGTCGGCCTTGACGTCAACGGCCTGCAGTCCCTGCGATCCTACAACGCCGGCTACTACGACGACAAGAGCGGTGAGTTCCAGAACCTGAAGCTTATTAGCCGTCAGGCCATGAAGGTCTGGGTGGACTACAGCGGCGAGAAGAAGCAGATCAACGTGACGCTAGCTCCCCTCCGAATGGCCACCAGACCAGTCAGGCCACTGCTCTCCGTCTCCTACGACCTCTCGACGGTGCTCACGGACCTAGTCTACCTGGGCTTCTCGTCGGCGACCGGTCGTGTCAACTCGCGGCACTGCGTTCTTGGCTGGAGCTTCGGCAAGAACAGGCCGGCTCCTGCCATTGACGTCTCCAAGCTGCCAGACCTACCTCGGGCTGGTCCCAAACCGCGGTCCATGGTCCTGGAAATCGTCTTACCCATTGTTACCGCGACGTTGGTGCTTGGTTTTGGAAGTGCTGCTGTTCTCGTTGTGCGGAGGAGATTTAGGTACGCGGAGCTGCGCGAGGACTGGGAGGTTGAGTTTGGGCCACACCGGTTCTCGTACAAGGATCTTTACCACGCGACTGACGGATTCAAGGATAAGCATCTGCTCGGTGAAGGAGGTTTTGGGAGGGTTTACAAAGGAGTTCTTGGGCCGTCTGTGCTAGAGGTTGCCGTGAAGAGGGTGTCCCACGAATCAAGACAAGGGATGAAGGAGTTCGTCGCCGAGATAGCAAGTATCGGCCGCATCCGGCACCGTAATCTTGTGCAGCTGCTCGGTTACTGCCGGAGGAAACGTGAGCTTCTTTTGGTTTAcgagtacatgccaaatggtagCCTCGACAAATATCTAtacagtagtagcagcagcagcagcagcagtagtcaAGGGGAGATATCTTCAAAGCTGAGCTGGGCACAGAGGTTTCACATCATCAAAGGCGTGGCGGCAGGGTTGCTGTATCTCCATGAGAGGTGGGAGAAGGTGGTTGTGCACAGAGATATCAAGGCAAGCAACGTGCTGCTGGACAGAGACATGAATGGGCAGCTCGGTGACTTTGGCCTGGCAAGGCTGTACGACCATGGCACGGACTCGCAGACCACACACGTGGTTGGCACCGTGGGATACCTATCCCCCGAGCTGCTGCGCACAGGCAGGGCGTCCCCTCTAACAGATGTGTTCGCCTTCGGCATATTCCTCATGGAGCTCACCTGCGGCCAGAAACCCACCAAGGAGATCAACGCGcaaggcggcggtggcggcggccatgtGGCGCTGGTCGACTGGGTGCTCCAGCACTGGCGCAACGGGTCGCTCATGGCGACGGTGGACGCGGGGCTTCACGGCGAGTACGACGTCGACGAAGCGGGACTGGTTCTGAAACTAGGGATCCTGTGCTCGCACCCGTTCGCCAACGCACGGCCAGGCATGGCGCAGGTCATGCGCTATCTCGACGGCGTGACGCCACTCCCGGAGCCGACACCGACGGATTCCAGCTTCGATGTGCTAGCGATGATGCAGGGCAAAGACTTTGACATGTCCTCCATCTCACATCCGGATCTGGTGGCGAGCTTTGGCACGATCTCCGACCTATCAGGAGGAAGATAA